The Gemmatimonadota bacterium genome has a segment encoding these proteins:
- a CDS encoding DUF4956 domain-containing protein, with the protein MLPSLVFSQAGATLPAGLVPGDLATRLALDLGTLILLVRVVHFRYYRRSDLFLTFFALNLVVFLVTLLLNRVEMTMGAAFGLFAVFSMLRYRTEGITARDMTYLFLVIGLGLLMSVAPGGWPVLASVCALIVLGTVALEAGVLAPRERAHPVMYDNIGLVHAASRPALLNDLRARTGLDVRHVDIEEIDFVRDTARLTIHYRDA; encoded by the coding sequence ATGCTGCCCTCCCTGGTGTTTAGCCAGGCCGGCGCGACCCTGCCCGCTGGACTCGTACCGGGCGACCTCGCCACACGGCTCGCACTCGACCTCGGGACCCTCATCCTCCTGGTGCGGGTGGTCCACTTTCGGTATTACCGGCGGTCCGACCTGTTTCTCACCTTCTTCGCGCTCAACCTCGTCGTCTTCCTGGTGACGCTGCTGCTGAACCGCGTGGAGATGACCATGGGCGCCGCCTTCGGCCTCTTCGCGGTGTTCTCGATGCTGCGGTATCGCACCGAGGGAATCACCGCGCGGGACATGACCTACCTGTTCCTCGTCATCGGCCTGGGCCTCCTCATGTCCGTCGCGCCCGGCGGATGGCCCGTCCTCGCGAGCGTCTGCGCCCTCATCGTGCTGGGCACCGTGGCCCTCGAGGCGGGCGTTCTCGCCCCGCGGGAGCGGGCACATCCGGTGATGTATGACAACATCGGCCTGGTGCACGCGGCGAGCCGCCCCGCCCTCCTCAACGACCTCCGGGCACGCACCGGACTCGACGTGCGCCACGTCGACATCGAGGAGATCGACTTTGTGCGCGACACCGCGCGCCTGACCATCCACTACCGCGACGCATGA
- a CDS encoding DUF4956 domain-containing protein has translation MALLARLRPLADGILVRLGAYYAAVFVVGWAAWNIAPPVARTFLERNLGPVMGGAQPTGDLTAPFTPAVPTPMGSSHEMAILAMMVGTMAIVLALPMAWVYMYTRQKKGFQQSVVHTIVLMPAVVAAVSLLVRNNTGLAFALAGIVAAVRFRTALDDSRDAVFIFAVSALGLACGVHLEFAAALSLLFNLIALGLWYSDFGRTPPGFEGARAEAHLQRALAIANRTSQFVARVDREVLESLSPAQLDALAQRVRKRRDEVAPPENPRWTAQLQIVVSDDAGRPAVERVLADRTKQWEFARAEFLTEGTRLTYRIRTRKAMPAQDIATFVESDATPYVASVTVQEDPA, from the coding sequence ATGGCCCTCCTCGCACGGTTGCGCCCCCTCGCTGACGGGATCCTCGTCCGTCTCGGCGCCTACTACGCCGCCGTTTTCGTCGTCGGGTGGGCCGCCTGGAACATCGCGCCCCCCGTCGCGCGCACCTTCCTCGAACGGAACCTCGGTCCCGTCATGGGAGGCGCCCAACCTACCGGTGACCTCACCGCCCCGTTCACACCGGCGGTCCCAACCCCCATGGGCTCGTCGCATGAAATGGCGATCCTCGCCATGATGGTGGGGACCATGGCGATCGTGCTCGCCCTCCCCATGGCCTGGGTGTACATGTACACGCGCCAGAAGAAGGGCTTCCAGCAGTCCGTGGTGCATACCATCGTGTTGATGCCAGCCGTGGTGGCGGCGGTCTCCCTATTGGTGCGCAACAACACGGGGCTCGCCTTTGCGCTCGCGGGAATTGTCGCGGCGGTCCGCTTTCGCACGGCGCTCGACGACTCGCGCGACGCCGTGTTCATCTTTGCCGTCAGCGCCCTCGGCCTGGCCTGCGGCGTGCACCTCGAGTTCGCGGCCGCGCTCTCGCTCCTCTTTAACCTGATCGCCCTCGGGCTGTGGTACTCCGATTTCGGTCGTACGCCACCCGGCTTCGAGGGCGCGCGCGCCGAGGCCCACCTACAGCGGGCCCTCGCCATTGCCAATCGCACAAGTCAGTTTGTTGCGCGGGTCGATCGCGAGGTCCTGGAGTCGCTGTCCCCGGCGCAGCTTGATGCCCTCGCCCAACGGGTGCGCAAGCGTCGCGACGAGGTGGCGCCACCCGAGAACCCTCGCTGGACCGCGCAACTCCAGATCGTCGTGAGCGACGACGCGGGGCGCCCGGCCGTCGAGCGCGTCCTCGCCGATCGCACCAAGCAATGGGAGTTCGCGCGCGCCGAGTTCCTCACCGAAGGCACCCGGCTCACGTATCGCATTCGCACACGCAAGGCGATGCCAGCGCAGGACATCGCGACCTTTGTCGAAAGCGACGCCACCCCCTACGTCGCGTCCGTCACCGTCCAGGAGGATCCCGCATGA
- a CDS encoding CotH kinase family protein — MTATTLLDVCVRRALLLLLPVAIACREDPAGPGSAATTPGADNPDWTTASHSNDASPSYATVFGGDVVNTLDITMTAAQWTTIRANMRSLWGFDFGSGGGGAPGGFPQTEPAYQAVTVRFNGKTWKHVGYRLKGNSSLSSAWRAGNYKLPFRLQFDEFEDSLPTVKNQRLYGFKEVSMSPGFADPSLIREKVTADLLRSAGVPAARTAFYRVFVDFGAGRKYCGVYTMVEVIDDTMIEDQFGEESGNIYKPESNFAAFNQLQFEKKNNEAAPTWSDVQAFITALNAPTRTSNPTSWRTSLEATFNMEHFVKWLAINNAMVNWDTYGAIAHNYYLYHHSTRKLTWIPWDHNQSMSGNPGVTGGVQGGQGPRLGLSLSMNEAGNNWPLARAVAQDSVYLGRYRTHMKAFVSTVFTEANMQTMFDRAHGLIAPYVVGAEGEQPGYTFTSAAQFAAALPALKAHVAARRALVNSWIP; from the coding sequence ATGACCGCCACCACTCTGCTCGACGTCTGCGTGCGTCGGGCACTGCTCCTGTTGCTCCCGGTCGCCATCGCCTGTCGCGAGGATCCCGCGGGTCCGGGGAGCGCTGCGACCACACCCGGGGCCGACAATCCCGATTGGACCACGGCATCGCACTCGAACGACGCGTCCCCGAGTTACGCCACGGTCTTTGGAGGGGATGTGGTGAACACCCTCGACATCACCATGACGGCGGCGCAGTGGACCACGATCCGCGCCAACATGCGGAGCCTGTGGGGCTTTGACTTCGGCTCGGGCGGTGGCGGCGCCCCCGGCGGATTCCCGCAGACCGAGCCGGCGTACCAGGCGGTCACCGTACGGTTCAACGGCAAGACCTGGAAACACGTCGGCTACCGACTCAAGGGTAACTCGAGCCTCTCATCCGCGTGGCGTGCGGGCAACTACAAGCTCCCCTTTCGCCTGCAGTTTGACGAGTTCGAGGACTCCCTCCCCACGGTCAAGAACCAGCGGCTGTACGGCTTCAAGGAAGTCTCCATGTCGCCTGGTTTCGCGGACCCTTCGCTGATTCGCGAGAAGGTCACGGCGGACCTGCTGCGCTCAGCCGGTGTCCCCGCAGCCCGCACGGCCTTCTATCGCGTGTTTGTCGACTTTGGCGCTGGCCGCAAGTATTGCGGCGTCTACACGATGGTCGAAGTCATCGACGATACGATGATCGAGGACCAGTTCGGGGAGGAGAGCGGCAACATCTACAAGCCCGAGAGCAATTTCGCGGCGTTCAACCAGCTCCAGTTCGAGAAGAAGAACAACGAGGCCGCCCCCACCTGGAGCGATGTCCAGGCGTTCATCACCGCCCTTAACGCGCCGACGCGCACATCCAATCCCACGAGCTGGCGTACGTCGTTGGAAGCCACCTTCAACATGGAGCACTTTGTGAAGTGGCTGGCGATCAACAATGCGATGGTGAACTGGGATACCTACGGTGCCATCGCGCACAACTACTACCTGTACCACCATTCGACACGCAAGCTGACCTGGATCCCCTGGGACCACAACCAGAGCATGAGCGGCAACCCGGGCGTCACTGGTGGTGTGCAGGGTGGCCAGGGTCCCCGACTGGGGCTGTCCCTCTCCATGAATGAGGCCGGCAACAACTGGCCGCTTGCCCGCGCGGTCGCCCAGGACTCCGTCTACCTCGGGCGGTACCGCACCCACATGAAGGCATTTGTCTCAACGGTCTTCACCGAGGCCAACATGCAGACCATGTTCGACCGAGCCCACGGGTTGATCGCACCCTACGTGGTGGGTGCAGAGGGCGAACAGCCCGGGTACACGTTCACGAGTGCGGCGCAGTTTGCGGCCGCGCTGCCGGCACTCAAGGCACACGTCGCCGCCCGGCGCGCCCTGGTCAACAGCTGGATCCCGTGA
- a CDS encoding polyphosphate polymerase domain-containing protein → MTTPALGSAVDASLDALDEVSLASLGRAALLNRVDTKYIVPVAMVPALIAACAPTYRALVVDGERTFPYLTRYFDTPELAFFRDHVTGRLPRRKVRIRSYVRGGTCVLELKRKTNGGRTVKLRQAVDANDASALPALARAPFIDVAAPSPDAIRATLDVGFTRATLVNVDLAERVTIDLDLTYTSGPAQLTFADTAIVEVKQERRARTLVTELLRHARYRPARVSKYCVGVAALLSPAPVPTYRRLLTHLHAPSHAALPGV, encoded by the coding sequence GTGACGACCCCCGCGTTGGGCTCCGCCGTCGACGCGTCACTGGACGCGCTCGACGAGGTGTCACTCGCCTCCCTCGGCCGGGCGGCGCTGCTGAATCGCGTGGATACGAAGTACATCGTGCCCGTCGCGATGGTCCCGGCCCTCATCGCGGCGTGCGCCCCCACCTATCGGGCCCTCGTCGTCGACGGGGAGCGCACCTTTCCGTACCTCACGCGGTACTTCGATACGCCAGAGCTGGCCTTCTTTCGCGACCATGTGACCGGCCGCCTCCCGCGCCGCAAGGTGCGCATTCGCAGCTACGTACGTGGGGGGACGTGTGTCCTCGAGTTGAAGCGCAAGACCAATGGTGGTCGAACCGTAAAGCTGCGGCAGGCCGTAGACGCCAACGACGCGTCGGCGCTGCCCGCACTCGCCCGGGCCCCCTTCATCGACGTCGCGGCGCCCAGCCCGGACGCGATCCGTGCGACCCTCGACGTGGGCTTCACCCGGGCTACCCTGGTCAACGTCGACCTGGCCGAGCGCGTCACGATTGACCTCGACCTGACCTACACCTCCGGGCCGGCGCAGCTCACCTTCGCCGACACCGCCATTGTGGAGGTCAAGCAGGAGCGTCGCGCGCGGACCCTGGTCACGGAGCTGCTCCGCCACGCACGGTATCGCCCCGCCAGGGTCAGCAAATACTGCGTCGGCGTGGCCGCCCTTCTCTCCCCTGCCCCGGTGCCGACGTACCGGCGCCTCCTCACCCATCTCCACGCCCCCTCACATGCTGCCCTCCCTGGTGTTTAG
- a CDS encoding succinate dehydrogenase — protein sequence MQRSLPVMDQRGFGETLRRDAWWVPNLIVVTILTSFLVYATWAAFQNAFYTHGPYLSPFYSPEIWGDSPHAWFGPKPTWWPGWLPFSPALLILPVPALFRFTCYYYRGAYYKAFWADPPSCAVGEPRKSYLGERYFPLVMQNFHRYGLLLSFIFLIFLWYDAYLAFWWTDPVTGAKTFGIGVGSLVMLLNVLLLSGYTIGCHSMRHVVGGLLNELSKSPVRKLAYECSSVCNRGHMNWAWCSLITVAFTDVYIRLCAMGIWTDLRIL from the coding sequence ATGCAGCGTTCGTTGCCGGTGATGGATCAGCGAGGGTTTGGTGAGACCCTCCGCCGCGATGCTTGGTGGGTCCCGAACCTCATCGTGGTCACGATCCTCACGAGTTTCCTGGTCTATGCCACGTGGGCGGCGTTCCAGAATGCGTTTTACACCCACGGGCCCTACCTCTCGCCGTTCTACTCACCGGAGATCTGGGGCGACTCGCCCCACGCGTGGTTCGGCCCCAAGCCGACGTGGTGGCCCGGTTGGCTCCCGTTTTCGCCGGCCCTGCTGATCCTTCCGGTCCCGGCGCTGTTCCGGTTCACCTGCTACTACTATCGCGGGGCCTACTACAAGGCCTTCTGGGCCGATCCGCCGTCGTGTGCGGTTGGCGAGCCCCGCAAGAGCTACCTGGGTGAGCGGTACTTCCCGCTGGTGATGCAGAACTTCCACCGGTACGGGCTGCTGCTGTCGTTCATCTTCCTGATCTTCCTCTGGTACGACGCCTACCTCGCGTTCTGGTGGACGGATCCGGTGACTGGGGCGAAGACGTTCGGGATCGGCGTCGGGTCGTTGGTGATGTTGCTGAACGTCCTGCTCCTGTCCGGATACACGATCGGGTGTCACTCCATGCGACACGTCGTGGGCGGGCTGCTCAACGAGTTGTCCAAGTCGCCCGTGCGCAAGCTGGCCTACGAGTGCTCCAGTGTGTGCAACCGTGGGCACATGAACTGGGCGTGGTGTTCATTGATCACGGTGGCGTTCACGGACGTGTACATCCGGCTCTGCGCGATGGGGATCTGGACCGACCTGAGGATCCTGTAG
- a CDS encoding DUF4412 domain-containing protein → MTIRAFPLVAAVAAVATLAATPVPRAEGWTFTWKVTESSDPRAAQPSVSVQMIPGKMRWTFLDRQQGMPAKGYMLLDADKSSMAMVNPEDKTAITMDAADLGMGMGAVGSFIKMDVTDPKVSVEALGAGEGMLGRATQKYRVTRSYRMQMQVFGKKLSSQHESVTDLWVSTDLPMDKSWEAWTDRFARGASRLGGDAARKLVDAERDYPKGIALKSIVDATETDDKGKVTKSRTVMEMTELKRSNLDAALFDIPADYKVTDMKEVVAETGKAMEQAKKDCEKEHGKNSPSCDPSQLNVDSLVAAARQGAMEGLKEGVREAAKESAKDAVKRGILGKLKKPGGV, encoded by the coding sequence ATGACGATCAGAGCCTTTCCCCTCGTCGCCGCTGTCGCTGCGGTGGCGACCCTTGCGGCCACTCCCGTTCCCCGCGCCGAAGGGTGGACGTTCACTTGGAAGGTGACCGAGTCCAGCGACCCGCGCGCCGCGCAGCCCTCCGTCTCGGTGCAGATGATCCCCGGCAAGATGCGGTGGACCTTCCTCGACCGTCAGCAAGGGATGCCGGCCAAGGGGTACATGCTGCTCGACGCCGACAAGTCGTCGATGGCGATGGTGAATCCCGAAGACAAGACGGCCATCACCATGGATGCCGCGGACCTTGGCATGGGGATGGGCGCGGTGGGTTCGTTCATCAAGATGGACGTCACCGACCCGAAGGTCTCGGTGGAAGCGCTCGGCGCCGGGGAAGGGATGTTGGGCCGTGCGACGCAGAAGTACCGCGTGACGCGCAGCTACCGGATGCAGATGCAGGTTTTCGGCAAGAAACTGTCCTCGCAACACGAGTCGGTCACCGACTTGTGGGTCAGCACCGATCTCCCGATGGACAAGTCGTGGGAGGCATGGACCGATCGCTTTGCCCGCGGCGCCTCCCGCCTGGGCGGTGACGCGGCGCGGAAGCTCGTCGACGCCGAGCGCGACTACCCGAAGGGGATCGCGCTGAAGTCCATCGTGGACGCCACCGAGACCGACGACAAGGGCAAGGTCACGAAATCGCGAACGGTCATGGAGATGACGGAGCTCAAGCGGTCCAACCTCGACGCCGCGCTGTTCGACATCCCGGCCGACTACAAGGTGACGGACATGAAAGAGGTCGTCGCCGAGACGGGGAAGGCCATGGAGCAGGCGAAGAAGGACTGCGAGAAGGAGCACGGCAAGAACAGCCCGTCGTGCGACCCGAGCCAGCTTAACGTGGACTCGCTGGTGGCCGCGGCCCGCCAGGGCGCCATGGAGGGACTGAAGGAGGGCGTCCGGGAGGCGGCCAAGGAATCGGCCAAGGATGCCGTGAAGCGTGGCATCCTTGGCAAGCTCAAGAAGCCGGGTGGCGTGTAG
- a CDS encoding Ig-like domain-containing protein has translation MRRFLVRSTLAVVPLALLACADDDGVSVAESRPVTLSIASAPISMFTGDTATLGATALDGNGRGVASGFVSWTTSDSTIAAFVAPGTLVATGHGTVRITATAAGLTAQHDITIALATAERRLAYAFAHEEAPSAAYQPMRAFAYNGTGGAIRIERSTVGRYRVTFERLARVDSSLREVVLVTAYGSAGERCHIEEWGNTPNQRDLEAWVACYLGNGDPVDSRFTTLVVGSRALPGRHGFASLAASAPEGASTAAPNAFSSSGQPVAVDRSAAGSYLVHMNAPRTTLPENYFISTVGGAPDLCKVASWNQGEWASVVCYAASGAHTDARFSILMVEEGRPGKRFAIAWANDPTAAIDQPYVPPAMYQRSTAGLPARITRLGVGEYAVEFPGLANGGATAEIVQVSPFGSGLTTCQLQGWTEDTGSTLRVQVRCWNRASNLREDGQFTVLVLE, from the coding sequence ATGCGTCGGTTCCTGGTTCGCTCCACCCTGGCAGTCGTCCCCCTCGCACTGCTCGCGTGCGCGGACGACGATGGCGTCAGCGTAGCGGAGTCGAGGCCGGTGACGCTGTCCATCGCCTCGGCGCCCATATCGATGTTTACCGGTGATACCGCCACCCTCGGGGCGACGGCCCTGGATGGGAACGGCCGGGGAGTCGCATCGGGGTTCGTCTCGTGGACCACGTCTGACTCGACAATCGCCGCGTTCGTCGCACCGGGGACACTCGTCGCCACTGGACACGGCACCGTTCGCATTACCGCCACCGCCGCCGGTCTCACGGCGCAACACGACATTACGATCGCCCTGGCGACCGCCGAACGCCGACTCGCCTACGCCTTCGCGCATGAAGAAGCGCCGAGCGCCGCGTATCAACCGATGCGCGCCTTTGCGTACAACGGCACCGGAGGAGCGATCCGAATCGAACGCAGCACCGTCGGTCGCTACCGCGTGACCTTTGAACGCCTCGCCCGGGTGGATTCGAGCCTCCGCGAGGTCGTGCTCGTGACCGCCTATGGCTCGGCCGGCGAGCGCTGTCACATCGAGGAATGGGGCAACACGCCTAACCAGCGGGATCTGGAGGCCTGGGTGGCCTGTTACCTTGGCAACGGCGATCCTGTGGACTCGCGGTTCACGACCCTGGTGGTCGGTTCGCGCGCGCTGCCGGGACGCCATGGGTTCGCATCCCTCGCGGCGAGTGCACCCGAAGGCGCGTCGACGGCGGCGCCTAACGCCTTTTCCTCGTCCGGGCAGCCCGTGGCCGTGGACCGCTCCGCCGCCGGGAGCTACCTGGTCCACATGAACGCGCCGCGGACGACACTGCCGGAGAACTACTTCATCAGCACGGTTGGCGGCGCACCGGACCTCTGCAAGGTCGCCTCATGGAACCAGGGCGAATGGGCCTCGGTGGTCTGTTATGCCGCATCGGGCGCGCATACCGACGCGCGCTTCTCCATCCTGATGGTCGAGGAAGGGCGTCCGGGGAAGCGGTTCGCGATTGCCTGGGCGAATGACCCGACCGCAGCGATCGACCAGCCCTACGTTCCGCCGGCCATGTATCAGCGGTCCACCGCAGGCCTCCCGGCGCGCATCACTCGCCTCGGGGTCGGCGAATACGCCGTCGAGTTCCCGGGGCTGGCCAATGGGGGCGCCACGGCGGAGATCGTGCAGGTGTCGCCGTTTGGCTCGGGACTCACGACCTGCCAGTTGCAGGGATGGACCGAGGATACGGGGTCGACCCTGCGGGTTCAGGTGCGCTGCTGGAACCGGGCGAGCAACCTGCGCGAGGATGGACAGTTTACCGTCCTGGTACTGGAATAG
- a CDS encoding amidohydrolase has translation MRYRTLGALTCLLTAACDMKRDDGQRAGGTVTLAIVNARVWTGNQQRPWADAVAMAGDRIVAVGSSAEVRKLAGKAELVDAAGRMVVPGFIDAHVHFVDGGFGLSSVQLRDASTKEEFVRRIGAFAQTVPAGTWITNGDWDHTLWGGELPTKEWIDSVTPNHPVFINRLDGHMSLANTAALTAGQVTRATATPAGGEIVKDASGEPTGVLKDNAAELVAKVMPLASDEMEDRALDAAMSYVASQGVTSVHHMGALGAGGAWNELGIFRRALAAGRLKTRIYAAVPLSEWEALRDTIAASGRGDAWLRIGMLKGFVDGSLGSHTAAMFEGFTDKPSDTGLFITSPETLYARVKGADSAGLHVAVHAIGDRAINTQLGIFERVARENGVRDRRFRIEHAQHIGPNDLARFGELGVIASMQPYHAIDDGRWADRVIGAERATRTYAFRSLLDLNATMAFGSDWFVAPATPLEGIYAAVTRRTLDGRNPDGWVPDQKITVEEALRAYTTGSAYASFEEAEKGTLEVGKLADLVLIDQDLTRLTPAELKDAKVMMTVVGGKVVYRRP, from the coding sequence ATGCGGTATCGCACCCTGGGCGCGCTGACGTGCCTGCTCACCGCCGCCTGTGACATGAAGCGGGACGACGGCCAGCGCGCAGGCGGCACCGTGACGCTCGCGATCGTCAATGCCCGCGTCTGGACCGGCAACCAGCAGCGTCCGTGGGCCGACGCGGTGGCGATGGCCGGGGATCGCATCGTCGCGGTGGGGTCGAGCGCCGAAGTGCGCAAGCTGGCAGGCAAGGCGGAGTTGGTCGACGCGGCCGGACGGATGGTCGTGCCGGGCTTTATCGATGCCCACGTGCACTTCGTCGACGGCGGATTCGGCCTGAGCTCGGTGCAGCTGCGGGACGCGTCGACGAAGGAGGAGTTCGTCCGACGCATCGGCGCTTTTGCGCAAACGGTGCCCGCGGGCACCTGGATCACCAATGGTGACTGGGACCACACCCTCTGGGGCGGGGAGCTCCCGACGAAGGAATGGATCGACAGCGTCACGCCCAACCACCCGGTATTCATTAACCGGCTGGACGGCCACATGTCGCTGGCCAACACGGCGGCGCTGACCGCCGGGCAGGTGACCCGCGCCACCGCGACTCCCGCGGGTGGGGAGATCGTCAAGGACGCGAGCGGCGAGCCCACAGGGGTCCTCAAGGACAACGCGGCGGAGCTGGTGGCGAAGGTCATGCCCCTGGCGTCCGACGAAATGGAGGATCGGGCCCTCGATGCCGCGATGTCCTACGTGGCCTCGCAGGGCGTGACCAGCGTGCACCATATGGGGGCCCTCGGCGCTGGCGGGGCGTGGAACGAGCTGGGGATCTTCCGCCGGGCCCTGGCCGCGGGGCGCCTCAAGACCCGCATCTATGCGGCCGTGCCGCTCAGCGAGTGGGAGGCGTTGCGCGACACCATCGCGGCGTCCGGGCGCGGCGACGCCTGGCTGCGCATCGGGATGCTCAAGGGTTTCGTCGACGGGTCGTTAGGCAGCCACACGGCGGCGATGTTCGAGGGATTCACCGACAAGCCGTCCGATACCGGGCTCTTCATCACGTCGCCGGAGACGCTGTACGCGCGGGTGAAAGGGGCGGACAGTGCCGGGTTGCACGTCGCCGTCCACGCTATCGGCGACCGGGCGATCAACACCCAGCTGGGGATCTTTGAGCGCGTGGCTCGGGAGAACGGGGTGCGCGATCGTCGATTTCGCATCGAGCATGCGCAGCACATCGGGCCGAATGACCTCGCGCGGTTCGGCGAGCTGGGGGTGATCGCGTCCATGCAGCCGTATCACGCCATTGATGACGGGCGGTGGGCGGACCGCGTGATTGGCGCGGAGCGGGCCACGCGAACCTACGCGTTTCGCTCCCTCCTGGACCTCAATGCGACGATGGCGTTCGGGTCGGACTGGTTCGTCGCCCCCGCGACTCCACTGGAAGGGATCTATGCGGCGGTCACCCGTCGCACCCTCGACGGGCGAAATCCCGATGGCTGGGTGCCTGACCAGAAGATCACGGTTGAAGAAGCCCTGCGGGCGTACACGACCGGGAGCGCCTATGCCTCGTTCGAGGAGGCCGAGAAGGGGACGCTCGAGGTCGGGAAGCTGGCGGACCTCGTCCTCATCGACCAGGACTTGACCCGGCTCACCCCGGCGGAGCTGAAAGACGCGAAGGTCATGATGACCGTGGTCGGTGGGAAAGTGGTGTACCGCCGACCGTGA
- a CDS encoding DUF2490 domain-containing protein, translating to MRRLLLGALVATSSGAQTSRSDPTDLQAWYGGSLRLDLPSRWRASAEYRLRMVDNAHQVRGSYVTLGASRRVAGPLRFLSSYRLALVNEGTFHRVAGGAEAEREVGDVTLGLRGLVQYQKQNFTDNDETSSDEDTFVRARLELSHRLSDRVDLYASSEPYLALGANHVVDNWRNTVGTKLELAKGRKLNLFYIYRPDYAKATYNRTFHVIGVDLDWTVKVGGGKAATPR from the coding sequence ATGAGGCGCCTTCTCCTCGGCGCGCTGGTCGCGACCTCGAGCGGCGCACAAACGAGCCGCAGCGATCCCACCGACCTCCAGGCATGGTATGGGGGATCCCTACGCCTGGACCTTCCCAGCCGATGGCGCGCGAGTGCCGAGTACCGCCTGCGGATGGTGGACAACGCCCATCAGGTCCGGGGATCCTACGTCACCCTCGGCGCGTCGCGCCGCGTGGCCGGCCCGCTCCGGTTCCTCTCGTCCTACCGCCTGGCACTCGTGAACGAGGGGACCTTCCACCGGGTCGCAGGGGGCGCAGAGGCGGAACGCGAAGTTGGGGACGTGACGCTTGGCCTCCGGGGACTGGTGCAATACCAGAAGCAGAACTTCACGGACAACGATGAAACCAGCTCCGACGAGGACACCTTCGTTCGTGCGCGGCTGGAACTGTCCCATCGCCTCTCCGACCGTGTCGACCTGTACGCCTCGAGCGAGCCGTACCTCGCCCTCGGTGCCAATCATGTGGTGGACAACTGGCGCAACACGGTGGGCACCAAGCTCGAACTGGCCAAAGGGCGGAAGCTGAACCTCTTCTACATCTATCGGCCGGACTACGCCAAGGCGACCTACAACCGGACCTTCCACGTCATCGGGGTCGACCTCGACTGGACGGTCAAGGTGGGCGGCGGCAAGGCGGCCACGCCGCGTTAG